The following are encoded in a window of Kitasatospora fiedleri genomic DNA:
- a CDS encoding Trm112 family protein has protein sequence MSLPSFLLEILVCPECRSPLDEETEGEVHELRCTGEGCGLVYPVRDGIPVLLVDEARRPS, from the coding sequence ATGAGCCTGCCGTCCTTCCTGCTGGAGATCCTGGTCTGCCCGGAGTGCCGCTCCCCGCTCGACGAGGAGACCGAGGGCGAGGTGCACGAGCTGCGCTGCACCGGCGAGGGCTGCGGCCTGGTCTACCCGGTGCGCGACGGCATCCCGGTCCTGCTGGTGGACGAGGCCCGCCGCCCGTCCTGA
- the ahcY gene encoding adenosylhomocysteinase: MSNQPTGDFKVADLSLAPFGRKEIQLAEHEMPGLMSIRAEYAASQPLAGARITGSLHMTVQTAVLIETLTALGAEVRWCSCNIFSTQDHAAAAIAVGPEGTPEDPKGVPVFAWKGETLEEYWWCTEQALTWPDGQTPNMILDDGGDATLLIHKGVEFEKAGAAPSPDTADNDEFRIILELLNRTLVESPQKWTEVAATIKGVTEETTTGVHRLYEMHRDGKLLFPAINVNDSVTKSKFDNKYGCRHSLIDGINRATDVLIGGKVAVVCGYGDVGKGCAESLRGQGARVIVTEIDPICALQAAMDGYQVTTLDDVVGIADIFVTTTGNKDIIMASHMERMKHQAIVGNIGHFDNEIDMAGLAKLPGVVKTEVKPQVHEWRKADGKTIIVLSEGRLLNLGNATGHPSFVMSNSFANQTIAQIELFTKPEQYPVGVYVLPKHLDEKVARLHLDALGVKLTTLSQDQADYIGVPVEGPYKSEQYRY; this comes from the coding sequence ATGTCGAACCAGCCCACCGGCGACTTCAAGGTCGCCGATCTCTCCCTGGCGCCGTTCGGTCGCAAGGAGATCCAGCTCGCCGAGCACGAGATGCCGGGTCTGATGTCGATCCGCGCCGAGTACGCCGCCTCGCAGCCGCTCGCCGGGGCCCGGATCACCGGCTCGCTGCACATGACGGTGCAGACCGCGGTGCTGATCGAGACCCTGACCGCGCTGGGCGCCGAGGTGCGCTGGTGCTCGTGCAACATCTTCTCCACCCAGGACCACGCCGCCGCCGCGATCGCGGTCGGCCCCGAGGGCACCCCCGAGGACCCGAAGGGCGTCCCGGTGTTCGCGTGGAAGGGCGAGACCCTGGAGGAGTACTGGTGGTGCACCGAGCAGGCGCTGACCTGGCCGGACGGGCAGACCCCGAACATGATCCTGGACGACGGCGGTGACGCCACCCTCCTGATCCACAAGGGCGTCGAGTTCGAGAAGGCGGGCGCCGCGCCGTCGCCCGACACCGCGGACAACGACGAGTTCCGGATCATCCTGGAGCTGCTGAACCGCACCCTGGTCGAGTCCCCGCAGAAGTGGACCGAGGTCGCCGCCACGATCAAGGGCGTCACCGAGGAGACCACCACCGGCGTGCACCGCCTGTACGAGATGCACCGGGACGGCAAGCTGCTGTTCCCGGCGATCAACGTCAACGACTCCGTCACCAAGTCGAAGTTCGACAACAAGTACGGCTGCCGGCACTCGCTGATCGACGGCATCAACCGCGCCACCGACGTCCTGATCGGCGGCAAGGTCGCCGTCGTCTGCGGCTACGGCGACGTCGGCAAGGGCTGCGCCGAGTCGCTGCGCGGCCAGGGCGCCCGCGTCATCGTCACCGAGATCGACCCGATCTGCGCGCTCCAGGCGGCGATGGACGGCTACCAGGTCACCACCCTGGACGACGTGGTGGGGATCGCGGACATCTTCGTCACCACGACGGGCAACAAGGACATCATCATGGCTTCGCACATGGAGCGGATGAAGCACCAGGCCATCGTCGGCAACATCGGCCACTTCGACAACGAGATCGACATGGCCGGCCTGGCCAAGCTCCCCGGCGTGGTCAAGACCGAGGTGAAGCCGCAGGTCCACGAGTGGCGCAAGGCCGACGGCAAGACGATCATCGTGCTCTCCGAGGGCCGCCTGCTCAACCTCGGCAACGCGACCGGCCACCCGTCGTTCGTGATGTCCAACTCCTTCGCGAACCAGACCATCGCGCAGATCGAGCTGTTCACCAAGCCCGAGCAGTACCCGGTCGGCGTGTACGTGCTGCCCAAGCACCTGGACGAGAAGGTCGCCCGTCTCCACCTCGACGCCCTCGGCGTCAAGCTGACCACCCTGAGCCAGGACCAGGCCGACTACATCGGCGTCCCGGTCGAGGGCCCGTACAAGTCCGAGCAGTACCGCTACTGA
- a CDS encoding DUF3499 domain-containing protein — MDHSSTARNGERTREPGAGLRGPVPLAVPSTLVSSVRRCSRTACGRPAVATLTYVYADSTAVLGPLATYAEPHCYDLCAEHAERLTAPRGWDVVRLAGDTGPLRRSSDDLEALANAVREAARPQERTPRQGPPPEGESGRRGHLRVLRSPES; from the coding sequence GTGGACCACTCCAGCACGGCGCGTAACGGCGAGCGGACACGCGAGCCGGGGGCGGGTCTTCGCGGGCCGGTCCCACTTGCGGTACCGTCCACCCTCGTGAGCTCTGTACGTCGTTGTTCGCGCACCGCGTGCGGCCGTCCGGCCGTGGCGACGCTGACGTACGTCTACGCGGACTCCACCGCGGTGCTCGGCCCGCTGGCGACCTACGCGGAACCGCACTGCTACGACCTGTGCGCCGAGCACGCCGAGCGCCTGACCGCCCCCCGCGGCTGGGACGTGGTTCGCCTGGCCGGCGACACCGGCCCGCTGCGGCGCAGCAGCGACGACCTGGAGGCGCTGGCCAACGCGGTCCGCGAGGCGGCCCGCCCGCAGGAGCGCACGCCGCGTCAGGGACCGCCCCCCGAGGGCGAGTCGGGCCGCCGCGGCCACCTGCGGGTGCTGCGCTCCCCGGAGAGCTGA
- a CDS encoding SIS domain-containing protein: protein MFDDSLLDDPAAVQRADRRRELLALAGAGARIRIALRRADAAGVNTLNPDGRPRAVLVAGHGGVLTAAGVLAALALPSCQVWPLPPADARPGGYAFTDGETWQLPGWANALDLIVVASAGGREGGLINLAEQAYARGCAIAVIAPEGSELFEAALQVRALPLPFEPSAVEPDGTDAEPDLPAEDPAALWAFLAPLLTLADRIGAAQLAPGSLEAAADRLDEVAVRCRPDAQSYDNPAKSLAARLAETVPLLWSEGAPAAAAGERFAAALADRAGLPALAARLPQALTAHRGMFTGRLGAGADPDDFFRDRVDEPVPLQLQVLMLRHTPGVAELEQPGWPVARARRLAAAHEVRCTEHASSLEDPVQALAELIGLTDFAAVYLGLATRG from the coding sequence ATGTTCGACGACTCCCTGCTGGACGACCCGGCCGCCGTGCAGCGCGCCGACCGCCGACGCGAACTGCTGGCCCTGGCCGGGGCGGGCGCCCGGATAAGGATCGCCCTGCGCCGGGCCGACGCCGCCGGCGTGAACACGCTGAACCCGGACGGACGGCCCCGCGCGGTGCTGGTCGCCGGGCACGGCGGGGTGCTGACCGCGGCCGGCGTGCTCGCGGCGCTGGCCCTGCCCAGCTGCCAGGTGTGGCCGCTGCCGCCCGCCGACGCCCGCCCCGGCGGGTACGCCTTCACCGACGGCGAGACCTGGCAACTCCCGGGCTGGGCCAACGCGTTGGATCTGATCGTGGTGGCCAGCGCGGGCGGCCGCGAGGGCGGCCTGATCAACCTGGCCGAGCAGGCGTACGCCCGCGGCTGCGCGATCGCGGTGATCGCCCCCGAGGGCTCCGAACTGTTCGAGGCGGCGCTCCAGGTGCGCGCCCTGCCGCTGCCGTTCGAGCCCAGCGCGGTGGAGCCGGACGGCACCGACGCCGAACCCGACCTCCCGGCCGAGGACCCGGCCGCGCTCTGGGCCTTCCTGGCCCCGCTGCTCACCCTGGCCGACCGGATCGGCGCCGCCCAGCTCGCCCCCGGCTCGCTGGAGGCCGCCGCCGACCGCCTCGACGAGGTCGCGGTGCGCTGCCGCCCCGACGCCCAGTCGTACGACAACCCGGCGAAGTCCCTGGCCGCCCGGCTCGCCGAGACCGTCCCGCTGCTGTGGTCCGAGGGCGCCCCGGCCGCCGCCGCGGGGGAGCGGTTCGCGGCGGCCCTGGCCGACCGGGCCGGACTCCCCGCGCTGGCCGCCCGCCTCCCGCAGGCGCTGACCGCCCACCGCGGCATGTTCACCGGCCGGCTCGGCGCCGGGGCCGACCCGGACGACTTCTTCCGCGACCGGGTCGACGAGCCGGTGCCGCTCCAGCTCCAGGTGCTGATGCTCCGCCACACCCCCGGCGTGGCCGAACTGGAGCAGCCCGGCTGGCCGGTGGCCCGGGCCCGCCGCCTGGCCGCCGCCCACGAGGTGCGGTGCACCGAGCACGCCTCCAGCCTGGAGGACCCGGTGCAGGCGCTGGCCGAACTGATCGGCCTGACCGACTTCGCCGCGGTCTACCTGGGCCTGGCCACCCGGGGCTGA
- a CDS encoding SigE family RNA polymerase sigma factor → MAELARDEEFTAFVASRAVWLRKVAYLLCADWHRADDLVQESITKLYTHWGRASRAENRDGYARTVLVNTFLAEQRTAWWRRTRTAARLPEGAPSPGPDLAVSLDLREALAALPPRQRATVVLRYYCDLTVEQTAAELGCSSGNVKSQSSRALESLRRSAVLRPVGRSEA, encoded by the coding sequence ATGGCGGAGCTGGCGCGGGACGAGGAGTTCACCGCGTTCGTGGCGTCCAGGGCGGTCTGGCTGCGGAAGGTCGCGTACCTGCTGTGCGCGGACTGGCACCGTGCGGACGACCTGGTGCAGGAGAGCATCACCAAGCTGTACACCCACTGGGGCCGGGCGAGCCGGGCGGAGAACCGGGACGGCTACGCGCGGACGGTGCTGGTGAACACCTTCCTGGCGGAGCAGCGGACGGCGTGGTGGCGGCGGACCAGGACGGCGGCGCGGCTGCCGGAGGGGGCGCCGTCGCCGGGCCCCGACCTGGCGGTGTCGCTGGACCTGCGGGAGGCGTTGGCGGCGCTGCCGCCGCGGCAGCGGGCGACGGTGGTGCTGCGCTACTACTGCGATCTCACGGTCGAGCAGACCGCGGCCGAGCTGGGGTGTTCCAGCGGCAACGTGAAGAGTCAGAGTTCGCGGGCGCTGGAGTCGCTGCGGCGTTCCGCGGTGCTGCGTCCGGTGGGGAGGTCCGAGGCATGA
- a CDS encoding metallopeptidase family protein: MDSSTPPSPPGSGRRKHRDRHGRGMRGPLAPPQVPISLTRSELFDDYVRESMERLVRRWPQLEDVEFAVLEVPLPAKGEPEPDTVPLGRAVPGAAGRRSRIMVYRRPVEIRAKSKEDRAALVHEILIEQVAELLGLSPDAIDPRYGEE, encoded by the coding sequence ATGGACAGCTCGACGCCCCCGTCCCCGCCCGGTTCCGGCCGCCGCAAGCACCGCGACCGGCACGGCCGCGGCATGCGCGGGCCGCTGGCCCCGCCGCAGGTGCCCATCTCGCTGACCCGCTCCGAGCTCTTCGACGACTACGTCCGGGAGTCGATGGAGCGCCTGGTGCGGCGCTGGCCCCAGCTGGAGGACGTGGAGTTCGCCGTGCTGGAGGTCCCGCTGCCCGCCAAGGGCGAGCCGGAGCCCGACACCGTGCCGCTGGGCCGGGCGGTTCCGGGCGCGGCGGGGCGGCGCAGCCGGATCATGGTCTACCGGCGGCCGGTGGAGATCCGGGCCAAGTCCAAGGAGGACCGGGCGGCGCTGGTCCACGAGATCCTGATCGAGCAGGTCGCGGAGCTGCTCGGGCTCTCCCCCGACGCGATCGATCCGCGCTACGGCGAGGAGTAG
- a CDS encoding DUF5719 family protein, translated as MKKPTLKAPKLKAPDLSSVTGGSRTGQSLLAGVAVLGLVFGIAELRSPATSAATGGGKRTTAQVERAALVCPPPMQGVTGSTTLTLFSPEGGTGSTGTGLLADATADNVLAAQNPAQPAPSASAAPSDAASAATPAGQPSGSPAAAVDARISLAKPGLPATGPAANGDTAPGSFAIATGNLAPGFTATQLTSSEQGGAGLSGADCLPSGTSFWFSGASTTGNRVDYVTLVNADSLPAVVDLRMYGDKGPIDNELATGISIAPGKTETMSLASLTKGPVDNLALHVVTRSGRVAAGVHAIDTGKGSDWLEPSADPAASVVIPGIPDDVTAAHLVIATDSADDADLKVQLSGKNGWFTPAGNETVHVKAGMTAALDFQFTEQTREGASAVRLTPTSDSHPTPIVAGLRVDRENKGKTEAAWLAGGNPIGARASIADNRAGQTKLFLTATDADAKVKVTSSAGASGGTPAGKDVDVPAGTTVSVDGIDPAGANGPYALTLQTLGGGPVLAARQITIPAKDVPAFTTQQFRDDHATVQVPQVAADPGVVLGR; from the coding sequence ATGAAGAAGCCCACCCTGAAGGCGCCCAAGCTCAAGGCACCCGACCTGAGCTCCGTGACCGGCGGCAGCCGCACCGGCCAGTCCCTGCTGGCCGGCGTGGCCGTGCTCGGCCTGGTGTTCGGCATCGCCGAACTGCGCTCCCCGGCCACCTCCGCCGCCACCGGCGGCGGCAAGCGCACCACCGCCCAGGTCGAGCGCGCCGCGCTGGTCTGCCCGCCGCCGATGCAGGGCGTCACCGGCTCCACCACGCTCACCCTGTTCAGCCCCGAGGGCGGCACCGGCAGCACCGGCACCGGCCTGCTCGCCGACGCCACCGCCGACAACGTGCTCGCCGCGCAGAACCCCGCGCAGCCCGCCCCGTCCGCCTCGGCCGCCCCGTCGGACGCCGCCTCCGCCGCGACCCCGGCCGGGCAGCCCTCCGGCAGCCCGGCCGCCGCCGTCGACGCCCGGATCTCGCTGGCCAAGCCCGGCCTCCCGGCCACCGGCCCCGCCGCCAACGGCGACACCGCCCCCGGCAGCTTCGCGATCGCCACCGGCAACCTCGCCCCCGGCTTCACCGCCACCCAGCTCACCAGCTCCGAGCAGGGCGGCGCCGGCCTGTCCGGCGCCGACTGCCTGCCCTCCGGCACCAGCTTCTGGTTCTCCGGCGCCAGCACCACGGGCAACCGGGTCGACTACGTCACCCTGGTCAACGCCGACAGCCTCCCCGCCGTCGTCGACCTGCGGATGTACGGCGACAAGGGCCCGATCGACAACGAACTCGCCACCGGCATCTCGATCGCCCCCGGCAAGACCGAGACGATGAGCCTCGCCAGCCTCACCAAGGGCCCCGTCGACAACCTCGCCCTGCACGTGGTCACCCGCAGCGGCCGGGTCGCCGCCGGCGTCCACGCCATCGACACCGGCAAGGGCAGCGACTGGCTCGAACCCTCCGCCGACCCCGCCGCGAGCGTCGTCATCCCCGGCATCCCCGACGACGTCACCGCCGCCCACCTGGTGATCGCCACCGACTCCGCCGACGACGCCGACCTCAAGGTCCAGCTCTCCGGCAAGAACGGCTGGTTCACGCCCGCGGGCAACGAGACCGTGCACGTCAAGGCCGGCATGACCGCCGCCCTCGACTTCCAGTTCACCGAGCAGACCCGCGAGGGCGCCAGCGCCGTCCGGCTCACCCCCACCAGCGACAGCCACCCCACCCCGATCGTGGCCGGCCTGCGCGTCGACCGCGAGAACAAGGGCAAGACCGAGGCCGCCTGGCTGGCCGGCGGCAACCCGATCGGCGCCCGCGCCTCCATCGCCGACAACCGGGCCGGCCAGACCAAGCTGTTCCTCACCGCCACCGACGCCGACGCCAAGGTCAAGGTCACCAGCTCGGCCGGCGCGAGCGGCGGCACCCCCGCCGGCAAGGACGTCGACGTCCCCGCCGGCACCACGGTCAGCGTCGACGGCATCGACCCGGCCGGCGCGAACGGCCCCTACGCGCTGACCCTGCAGACCCTCGGCGGCGGCCCGGTCCTCGCCGCCCGCCAGATCACCATCCCGGCCAAGGACGTGCCCGCCTTCACCACCCAGCAGTTCCGCGACGACCACGCCACCGTGCAGGTCCCGCAGGTGGCCGCCGACCCCGGGGTCGTGCTCGGGCGGTGA
- a CDS encoding phosphomannomutase/phosphoglucomutase, with protein sequence MVRDLKQLVKAYDVRGVVPDQWDESLAHAFGAAFVEVVGGSAVVVGHDMRPSSPALSRAFAEGAASRGADVVEIGLCSTDQLYYASGSLDLPGAMFTASHNPARYNGIKLCRAGAAPVGQDTGLSEIRELVESWLDEDGKVHVPASDAAVGALSARETLGGYAEHLRKLVDLTAIRPLKVAVDAGNGMGGHTVPTVLDGLPLEVVPMYFELDGTFPNHEANPLDPANLVDLQAKVREVGADLGLAFDGDADRCFVIDENGDPVSPSAITALVAEREIARAQAGGEAHPTVIHNLITSWTVPEVVRDLGGVPVRTRVGHSFIKQEMAVTDAVFGGEHSAHYYFRDFWRADTGMLAALHVLAALGGQDGPLSALTAQYERYAASGEINSTVADQAAVTAKVRAAYAGLPGVTTDELDGLTVAGPDWWFNLRASNTEPLLRLNAEAEDPAKMAELRDGVLAIVRG encoded by the coding sequence CTGGTGCGGGACCTCAAGCAGCTTGTGAAGGCGTACGACGTCCGGGGCGTCGTGCCGGACCAGTGGGACGAGTCGCTGGCGCACGCCTTCGGCGCCGCCTTCGTCGAGGTGGTCGGCGGCAGCGCGGTGGTCGTGGGCCACGACATGCGGCCGTCCTCGCCCGCGCTGTCCCGGGCGTTCGCCGAGGGCGCGGCCTCCCGCGGCGCCGACGTGGTGGAGATCGGGCTCTGCTCCACCGACCAGCTGTACTACGCCAGCGGCAGCCTGGACCTGCCCGGCGCGATGTTCACCGCCTCGCACAACCCGGCCCGGTACAACGGCATCAAGCTGTGCCGCGCGGGCGCCGCCCCGGTCGGCCAGGACACCGGCCTGTCGGAGATCCGCGAGCTGGTCGAGTCCTGGCTGGACGAGGACGGCAAGGTGCACGTCCCGGCCTCCGACGCCGCCGTCGGCGCGCTGTCCGCCCGGGAGACCCTGGGCGGCTACGCCGAGCACCTGCGCAAGCTGGTCGACCTGACCGCGATCCGCCCGCTCAAGGTCGCGGTGGACGCCGGCAACGGCATGGGCGGCCACACCGTGCCCACCGTCCTCGACGGCCTGCCGCTGGAGGTCGTCCCGATGTACTTCGAGCTGGACGGCACCTTCCCGAACCACGAGGCCAACCCGCTCGACCCGGCCAACCTGGTCGACCTCCAGGCCAAGGTCCGCGAGGTCGGCGCCGACCTCGGCCTGGCCTTCGACGGCGACGCCGACCGCTGCTTCGTCATCGACGAGAACGGCGACCCGGTCTCCCCGTCCGCGATCACCGCCCTGGTCGCCGAGCGCGAGATCGCCCGCGCCCAGGCCGGCGGCGAGGCCCACCCGACCGTCATCCACAACCTGATCACCTCCTGGACGGTGCCCGAGGTGGTCCGCGACCTGGGCGGCGTCCCGGTCCGCACCCGGGTCGGCCACTCCTTCATCAAGCAGGAGATGGCCGTCACCGACGCCGTCTTCGGCGGCGAGCACTCCGCGCACTACTACTTCCGCGACTTCTGGCGCGCCGACACCGGCATGCTGGCCGCCCTGCACGTGCTGGCCGCGCTCGGCGGGCAGGACGGCCCGCTCTCCGCGCTCACCGCCCAGTACGAGCGGTACGCCGCCTCCGGCGAGATCAACTCCACCGTCGCCGACCAGGCCGCCGTCACCGCCAAGGTGCGCGCCGCCTACGCCGGCCTGCCGGGCGTCACCACCGACGAACTGGACGGCCTGACCGTGGCCGGCCCGGACTGGTGGTTCAACCTGCGCGCCTCCAACACCGAGCCGCTGCTGCGCCTGAACGCCGAGGCCGAGGACCCGGCGAAGATGGCCGAACTGCGCGACGGCGTGCTGGCCATCGTCCGCGGCTGA
- a CDS encoding RDD family protein produces the protein MSELVTGEAVVLGLRTAQLPSRALARLLDWVLYVMAYFVLSVGLMLGLSDLETAAAVAFQISLLVFCTVLLPVLVETLSHGRSLGKVTLGLRVVRTDGGPIRFRHALVRGLVGVIDFGLFALPAVLSALISVQGRRLGDIFGGTMVVRERLPQSARDQGSVPPVPPQVMHALGADLVALDLSAVPDRLWLSSRQVLGRMHELDQPVAAGLGDRLAAEMAQRTGWPVPAGLPSLVYLGAVSMERQRREWERASAAAFAAYPAQVGHPVPTGYGAAPVQPAPPVEFGKPAPVPPTAPVTPAAPVPSTAPAAPAAPPAPAAPAEPAPGTGFAPPA, from the coding sequence GTGAGCGAACTGGTGACCGGCGAGGCGGTCGTCCTGGGGCTGCGGACGGCGCAGCTGCCGTCGCGGGCCCTGGCCCGGCTGCTGGACTGGGTCCTGTACGTCATGGCGTACTTCGTCCTGAGCGTGGGCCTGATGCTGGGGCTCTCCGACCTGGAGACGGCCGCCGCGGTGGCGTTCCAGATCTCGCTGCTCGTGTTCTGCACGGTGCTGCTGCCGGTGCTGGTCGAGACGCTGTCGCACGGGCGGTCGCTGGGGAAGGTCACGCTGGGGCTGCGGGTGGTGCGGACGGACGGCGGACCGATCCGGTTCCGGCACGCGCTGGTGCGGGGGCTGGTCGGGGTGATCGACTTCGGGCTGTTCGCGCTGCCCGCGGTGCTGTCCGCGCTGATCTCGGTGCAGGGGCGCCGGCTCGGCGACATCTTCGGCGGGACGATGGTGGTCCGCGAGCGGCTGCCGCAGAGCGCCCGGGACCAGGGCTCGGTGCCGCCGGTGCCGCCGCAGGTGATGCACGCGCTGGGCGCGGACCTGGTGGCGCTGGACCTGTCGGCGGTGCCGGACCGGCTGTGGCTGTCGTCGCGTCAGGTGCTGGGCCGGATGCACGAGTTGGACCAGCCGGTGGCGGCCGGGCTGGGCGACCGGCTGGCCGCGGAGATGGCGCAGCGGACGGGGTGGCCGGTGCCGGCGGGGCTGCCGTCGCTGGTGTACCTGGGCGCGGTGTCGATGGAGCGGCAGCGCCGGGAGTGGGAGCGGGCGTCGGCCGCGGCGTTCGCGGCCTACCCGGCGCAGGTCGGTCACCCGGTGCCGACGGGGTACGGGGCCGCACCGGTGCAGCCGGCGCCGCCGGTGGAGTTCGGGAAGCCCGCGCCCGTCCCGCCCACCGCGCCCGTCACACCTGCCGCGCCCGTCCCGTCTACCGCACCCGCCGCGCCGGCCGCTCCGCCCGCACCCGCCGCGCCGGCCGAGCCCGCTCCGGGCACCGGGTTCGCGCCCCCGGCCTGA
- a CDS encoding cation diffusion facilitator family transporter produces MSTEGGTKALVAALAANLGIAVSKFVAFAFSGSSSMLAEGVHSVADSGNQVLLLIGGKRSRRAATEEHPFGYGRERYVYGFLVSIVLFSLGGMFAIYEGYEKIAHPHELENWYWPVGVLVFAILLEGYSFLTAYREASKDKGSHGWSAYIRRAKAPELPVVLLEDSGALVGLVLALLGVGLTTLTGDAVWDGIGTLCIGLLLVVIALVLALETKSLLIGESAAAEVVTQIRAALVDHDTVTSVIHMRTLHVGPEELLVAAKIGVNAEDSAAVVAEAIDHAEARVRRAVPIARAIYLEPDIYSEEKALAGPDADATPGGPGPNAH; encoded by the coding sequence TTGAGCACCGAAGGCGGCACCAAGGCACTGGTCGCGGCACTGGCCGCGAACCTGGGGATCGCGGTCAGCAAGTTCGTGGCGTTCGCGTTCTCCGGTTCGTCCTCGATGCTCGCCGAGGGCGTGCACTCGGTCGCCGACTCCGGCAACCAGGTGCTGCTGCTGATCGGCGGCAAGCGCTCCCGGCGGGCCGCCACCGAGGAGCACCCCTTCGGCTACGGCCGCGAGCGGTACGTGTACGGCTTCCTGGTCTCGATCGTGCTGTTCAGCCTCGGCGGCATGTTCGCGATCTACGAGGGCTACGAGAAGATCGCCCACCCGCACGAGCTGGAGAACTGGTACTGGCCGGTCGGCGTGCTGGTCTTCGCCATCCTGCTGGAGGGCTACTCCTTCCTCACCGCCTACCGGGAGGCGTCGAAGGACAAGGGCAGCCACGGCTGGTCCGCCTACATCCGCCGGGCCAAGGCCCCCGAGCTGCCGGTCGTCCTGCTGGAGGACTCCGGCGCGCTGGTCGGCCTGGTGCTGGCGCTGCTCGGCGTCGGCCTGACCACCCTCACCGGGGACGCGGTCTGGGACGGCATCGGCACCCTGTGCATCGGCCTGCTGCTGGTGGTCATCGCGCTGGTGCTGGCGCTGGAGACCAAGTCGCTGCTGATCGGCGAGTCCGCGGCCGCCGAGGTGGTCACCCAGATCCGCGCGGCGCTGGTCGACCACGACACCGTCACCTCGGTGATCCACATGCGCACCCTGCACGTCGGCCCCGAGGAACTGCTGGTCGCCGCCAAGATCGGCGTCAACGCCGAGGACAGCGCCGCGGTGGTCGCCGAGGCGATCGACCACGCCGAGGCCCGGGTCCGCAGGGCCGTCCCGATCGCCCGCGCGATCTACCTGGAGCCCGACATCTACTCCGAGGAGAAGGCCCTGGCGGGCCCCGACGCTGACGCGACTCCGGGCGGACCGGGCCCGAACGCCCACTGA